DNA from Aphelocoma coerulescens isolate FSJ_1873_10779 chromosome 4A, UR_Acoe_1.0, whole genome shotgun sequence:
ATggtggctggagcagagcagggagtcTCTTCTGTCCCCCAGGAgcctgtccctccctccctggcacTGTGGATCTTCCAGCAGTACTGGCTGCAGTGGCAGGTCCTTGGCATTGGAGCATGTGTATtttggggatggggactggTGCTGGCTGACACCCCGTTTTTTTTTGCCTCCCCAGGCAACAGGTCCCTTCCTGCACATTGGAACTGTGGGGGGAATGACACTCCTTGCCTGGCCCCTGGCCAGCTTCATCTACCGCACCCGCAAGACAGGTAATCCCCCTCCAAGATCTCCTCTTGTCACCTTGGCTTGTGCCCTGCTTCCTGCCACCCAACTGAGCAGCACCGTTGGCAGAGTGGTGCTCAGGGAGCGCCAGTGCAGTAGGAACAGGTCCCCAGTGTGGTAGGAATGCCTGCTCTTGGTTGCTTCTCATGACCAGCCCTTGTTGCAGCTTCAGCCCTCCCTGACTTGCAGCCAAGGGAGGGCTACAGGTGGCAGAAGTGCTGAGTTAGGATGCAAGGATACGTAGTGGGCCAAGAATAAATCTGCAGTGTTCCTGAGGCTGGGGATGCAATGTTTGACCTAGGGCAATGACAGGTTAATGCCAGCTGAAGCGGCCTTGGCTTGTTCCTAGTGACCTGAAAAATTCTTCTTCTGTACCTCATCCCCTCTAACTTCTGTCTGCCTGCAGGTCTCAgggtgtttctgctgctggtgTACTGTGCAGCGATGATTGCACTATACCTGGCTCCCTTGGGAATCACCTCCCCTTGCATCATGGAGGAGAGCCAGCTTCCTCCCAAGCCAGCCCTAGTTGGCCATCGAGGAGCACCCATGGTGAGTGACCAGCACCCTGGCAGTGGTCTGGGTGGGTGGGGCAGGCTGCTCCCCCAGGAAaagccaggctgtgcctggctgCAGGGCACAGATCCTTGTGGCCACAGGCCTGGACAAGCTCTGGCCAGCCCAGAACAGTGGGGTCcccacagcagccagggcagcttAGGCTTGGAGGATGGGTGAGCACAGGGTGAGGAGGGgggtgcagcagctgcaggacagaGCTGCTCCCTGAGCGCTACTGGACCAGGAGCACGCGACTCCCAGCAGAAAGCCTGGCTGTGTAGTGTGGGCTGGGAAGCAGGGACGAGGCAGGCACTGGCTCTATCCCCTGTCCTTTTCCATCCCCCACCATGCCCAGGTCACCCCAGTCTCACTGTGGTTGCCCTAGAGCTCAGCCAAGCTGCTGGGCGCATCCAGGCGGGTTGAGTGCCTGCCTGCTGCCCCATCCTGCCCATGCTCTCTGCACTAACACCATTCCTTTTTCCAGCTGGCCCCTGAGAACACCCTCATGTCACTGCAGAAGGCGGTGGAATGTGATGTGCAAGTCTTTGAGACAGACGTCATGGTGAGGTAAAGGTGCTCAGAGGGAGGAAGGGGTCTGTGTATCCTGGGATGTCACCTCCCACAGGGGGCATTCTGGAAGACACCTGGAGGACTGATAGAGCCTGCATTTGGATGCAGCCCTGTTCAAAGGGCTCTGCCACTCCCACCTTCCAGTGTGTATGGGACTGGCTCCAGCTTGGTGTCCCAATGATTTGGGAGAGGTACTGGGTTTCTGTCCTCCCCATGCAGATTGCCTTCCAGGGAGGGAGGCTCCATCAGGGGAGGGGTACTGCTTGGAAAACAGACCCTGGCTCCAGTTCATCTCATGTAATCCTGTTATTGGGACAGCTGTTTTAGAGAGCAAGGAGCTACTTGGTTCCTGGCTTGGTCTCTAGGTGCACACTTTTGTGTAAAGGGCCACAAGTAGAATAAGGGTGGGGGGTTACTCTAGCAGGTGGCTGGGAGGGGGTAGAAATGGCAGGGCAGGGATAGAAAATGAACAGCTTGCAACATATGGCTTTCCTCTGTGCTCCTTTGCCAGTGCTGACGGGGTCCCATTCCTCATGCATGACGAGGAACTCACCAGGACCACCAACGTGCAGGCTGTGTTCCCTGACAGGGCTGCCCAGAGCATTGCCTTCAACTGGACAGATCTCCAGCAGCTGGATGCTGGCAGCTGGTTTCTGGAGGTCAGGAATGCCCTTAGGGTGGTTGGTCAGGAATGGGGTGAAGCATtagccctgccctggggctccagaACCTTCCCTCTGGAGCACTGGTCCTGGCAGACACCTGGACAGGGTGCAGAAGTCTGCACAAATCCCTTGGGTGCGGTTATGCCCCAAGCTGGGCTTTGTTCTGACTCCTCAGCTGAGTCATGGAGGAGGCTGCTTTGAGAGGGGATGTCTCGTGTTTGCTCTGACAGCCTGCCTGGGCTTGAAGGCAGCCGTGGCCAGGCTCTTCCCAAAAGGTGACTAActactgctgagcagctttGAATGCCCACAGGTGTTGGGACTGCTTGAATTCTGCTGCTAGTGGGGAGAAGGGTAGAAGTGCCCGATGCATGTGCACAGGGAGGATTCCTGTGCCTGTCTGCACTGGAGAACACATGGAGAGGCCAGTGTAGGAAACTGAGAGTCAGTTTGGGACGTGGAAGCTTACAGGTGGTCTGCCTGTGGTGActgcccctctctccccctTGCAGCGGAGGCCATTTCCCACTGTGCAGAGTCTTTCCCCTGCTGATCGCAATGAGACAACCAAACAGAGGATCCCGTCCCTGGAACAGGCTCTAGAGGCAGCCAAGCAGAGCAACATCTCCATCATGTTCGACCTCCGGCCTGAGAACCACAGTGACTACCAGAACTTTGTCAATGTCACCCTGGGAGTGATTTTACAGTCAGGCATCCCACTGCAGCAGGTGAGCTGGTCACCACCCCAcccctgccaggccctgctgtcACACCCCTGCCTGGTGGGAGGTGCCCTGCCAGCCACACTGAGCATCCCTGACACCCCAtacaccacatcccagtgcatGATCCCTGCtgggcagccctgcccagctgtggggtTCTCTAGCTGGGAGAAGTTGCCAATAATTAGGGTTTAATGCCTACAGCTTCAGACCCCTCTAAATACTTTAGTTTCCCAGCACTGTGCACCCTGGTGTGTAAACAATGACTCAGTCTAGGGAAGGGACCAACACTGCCAGCATGAGCAGGAATGCAATGCCACCTCCCCACACTCCACCACAACTCTCCCTGCAGCTATTGGACTCCTGCTGCACCCTCCTGTGTTCCCTTTATGCTTCCTCCAACCTCTGCAGCACAGGATATGTGCTGCCCGTAGGGGATGAATCAGCACTCAAATCACCTTTCTTGGCCTTTTGGGaatgcagagcaggaggggaagTAGAAAAGACTACTACTATAGTGCTGATCCAAGGTGCATTCCTGCTGCAGAGTTGGGTCTAAATAGATTCACTTCTTGACTCTTTAAAGGACCCAGAAAGGACTTAACTGTTGCAGATTTCCTAGGCTGGAACTGCTTTCTCCCTTCAGTGGGACCTGTTGTGCTTACTTCTTGGCCAGGGCAAGCTCTTAGGAGACTGTCCTGGCTGAGATCCTCGTGGAGGAGCTGAGTGTGGAGATGGGGGGCAGGAAGCAGCTGTCTAAGCAGGCCATGTGTGCCTGGACCTGCAAGGGAACATTGGAAGAGAGCAAACTctctggagcacctctcctctgCACGTGCTCTCTGGCTCTTCCTTAGGTCCTCTGGCTTCCAGATGGGTTCAGGGAAGATGTCAAACAGCAGGCCCCAGGTGTCCAGCAAGTCTATGGCCGGAAGAGACTCAAGGATGAGAAGGAGCCAGTACTGCATGTCAATCTGCCCTACCAGGACATGAGCTCTGAGGAGATCAGGTGAGAACCCTTTCCCAAGTGCCTGGGAGTTATGGAGGTCTGGGCACTGTCCCAAGGACCAAGAGAGGTGAGGGCCAGCTGAGGCTGAGTGCTGGTGtgctgctgggaagggctgggtgtGTGTGGCTTGTGCACAAATGGCAGGGCTGGTACAGAGGATGGAGTTGGCTGCGGTCCTCTGTCCTCTGCCTTGCCAGAAAATCTGCCCTGGGTCTGGATCTCCAGACAGTCACTCCGTGTGGCTGCAAGTGCTGGATCATATCCCAAATGTACAGCCCTCTCTGGCTGTGCAGAGTGTGGTGGCACCCTGCTGTCTCCTACTCTGACCACAGCTGTCCCATGCAGGCAGTACCGCCAGGACAACATCTCTGTCAACTTGTATGTGGTGAACCAGCCTTGGCTCTTCTCCGTGCTGTggtgctcaggggtgagctCTGTCACCACCAACGCCTGCCAGGTGCTGAAGGAGATGAAACGCCCTGTCTGGCTGCTTGTAAGTGACCCCTCCATCCttcaccctgccccacagccctgtgTGGCAGGCACTTGTGGGTGCCTTTCTGCAGCAGCCCTGTGCAGCTGCCTGGAAGGGTGACTTCTGCTCACTGCTGTACTGGCATGGGAACATGTGACCCTGTAAAAAGGATTGGTGGcacagcaggcagggctgtgccacGGCACACCATCCCTAGCTGGTGTTCAATGGCTTGTCTCATTGCcttgcagcccagcagcacaTACCTCATGATCTGGATCGTTGTAGACTGCGTTTCCTTCCTTATCATCATCTGGGCCTTCATCTTACTGAAGTAGGTTTGATCCCTTTCCCCGTCTCCAGGCAGGTCTGTTGGGGGAGGTTGTAGTGTGCCCTGGATGCCTGGTGCAGATCCAAACCTGCTGCCACCCTCTGTGGACTCAGATCCTGGGTGGGTTCTCTCCTGTCTGGCTAAGTAAGACAGAAGTGTGTGGAGGCAGCTTTTATCACCAGGCAGCAGCTAAAACTCTGCCCTGACCCTGCCTCGAGCTGCTGGATGCCTTAGTTCACACTTTCTAGCCCACTCTGCACCCCAGGGCTTGGTGGGCTGAGGTTGGGGGATCCTGGTCCTGCTCCTTTTTACCAGtgctgcaggcactgagagCAGTTCCCTCTGGGACTGCGGGGCCCCACAGCCTCCAGCTGGCAGCTCAGGGGAGGGAACGGTGAGACCAGACTTGCATGCTAACATCGATCCTATTCCATCTCCTAGGAAATGTTCCCACAGAAGACAGACAGTGGGTGAGTGCACACGGAATGAGAGCTTCTCTCCcttggagccaggctctgcctgtgggacTCTTTCTAACAGGCAGGCAGCTTTCTTCAGCCAAACGTGACGGAGTGGTTTGGGATggctgggggagggaagggaatccCAGCCCAGGGAGTTCCTCCTGTCTTGCCCTTAACAAACAGCCCTGTGGGACAGCACTAGGGAATCCCACATTCCCTTAGTATCCTCAAACCTGCTTTTCAAGCTACTCTGCCTGTCACTGCTGCGGGATGGTGGCTGCCCACAATGACTGGttttttctctgtctcctcAGAGTCTGAGACGGATGTGCTGCTCACAAAGATCAACAGCTTGATGCAAGAGTGACCCCTCTTGCCTGCGTCAGCCGTGGGAaggggcagccagagccctgCACAGCTCAAGCAGGGAGCACTCCTCAGGCCAGCTTCAAGCCTCCTTTCCTTTTCAGATTCCTTCGTGAGCCTCCCTTCTACCTTGGCCTTCCTTGCTCCTTTTCATGGTGCACAGCTGCCCTCAGCTGAAAAGACTTGGAACTGGGTTCTCATTTCCCACTGGCAGCAAGGAACTAAAGCTTTGCAGGGGTTGCCTAGGGGCAGAATATTTatccagcagtgctggagctgaggcCTCTCCCTTGGGGTTTGGACAGGAGCGGGGATTTGGGTCGCTGTTTGGTGCAGGGGGAGGCCTGTCTCTGCCTGttgtcagcagctctgcagccagtgATGGGGCACCTGGTTTAAGGGCTgctcccctgggagctgccctgTCCCATGGCTTGAGGAATAGGAAGGGGGGTGCAGAGTGGCTTGTCACAAGACAAAGGAGAAGCCGAGCTCTTCACCCTCCCATCCTGGACAGAAATCCTGtcccggctgctgctggcttcATGTTCACGGCACAGGGTCCTGGCACTCCATGCAGCCGTTAATGCCTGTTGCTCGGGAGAGAAAAGGAGtaggggctgggggtggtgggtggcaggggctggcaggacCGCGCTCacgctcctgctgctgctccaaggCAGCAGAGGGAGCGGTGGGACTCGGCCTCGGTGGGACTCGGCATCGGTCACATTGCAGCACGGCCTTGAACAGGGAGAGGGGTATCGTGTCAGTTTGACTTGTTGCTGTCTATTTATGTCAATAAAGCAGAGGAGCGGCAGACAGAGCCCACAGGGGTGCGGCGGGCACGCCTGCGTCCTCCCTTCCGCACCTTTCCCTGCCGGCGGCGCTGCCGGCCCGGAGAAGGAGCCGGCGCAGCCCGGACGGTACCGGCCCGGGGCGGGCTCGTTCCGCGTCGCCTCCGTGCCACCCACTGACGGCACGGGgagccggggcgggcggccgggCCCTCCGCAGCGGGCAGGGAGGGGCGGCCGAGCCGGGCGGGGCTCCCGGGGCGCAGGCCGGGCCGCGGGGCAGAGCGGCGGTGGCGCGGGGCGCTCCGGAGGCGGtgccggcgggcggggggcggctcCCGGCCGGctcgggcggggcggggcggggtggggcgggcggcggctcgGCCGCTCGCGGGCtggcgcggagcggagcggccgtCGGCCACGGCGGAGCGATGATCCGCCGGGAAGGTAAGGAGCGCactgcccggccctgcccgccgCGCCGGGCACCGCGGTCCCGCGCTCAACAAGTGTCTGCCCGGCCGGGACCGGTGCTGGGACCGCGCCCGGTGCTCCGCGCTCCTGCCGGGCAGCTCCCGCCCTCGCTCCCCACCGCGGGCGGCCGTGCGACCCAGGGGTTAAGACCCGAGGACTGGGCGCCCTCGCTTCACGCCCTCCTCGGGCTGTGGACACGTCGTGCCGCCGTGGCTCAGAGTGGGTGGCCGTGGGATGCTCTGTTTGCAGCTCCCTTGCGTGCTGCGGGGAGGAGAGCGGGCATGGGGGTTTGGGCTCTGCGAGGAGGGGTTTCCTCGAAGTGGGACTTGCCTGCACGTTGAGGCACGTGGAGATGGGCCCTGGACACCATGTGCTGTTTCTTGGGTGCTGTAGGAAGGGTTCCCTGGTCTCCCTGCCACGCTGGGTGCACAGCACTTCCCCTGATCCGCAGCCAgcactcctctgctccagctggctgTCACCCGGTACTAGTGGCCAGCAACACAGATGTCAGCACAGGGTGCGTGCCGCTCTTGCTGCTCAGCCTGGGCTGCGGTGGGAAGTTTACACCGGGTTCATAGTCTTTGTGTCCTGGCGTGGTGGCCCCAGCTCTCCATCTGCTTCTTTAGCTTCTTCTGATTGAGGGCAGGAATGACCAGGCAAAGACATCTCAGCCCTGCTCATGGTATGCTGGGCAGTGTCTGAAGCCACTGTTTTATCTTGCAGAAAAGGAAGCTCTTAGTAATAGCACAGGGCTAGGATTGCTATAAAGCTCGGGGAAGTCCCTTCTTTTACTGGAGCAAGTGTGGAGCCCAGCTCCAAGTCGGAGCTGTTCATGCTTCCCCAGACTTCTTTCCCTGTTATGCTCCCACGATGAGTCAGTGTGGGCTGGTGACACAGGCAGGAGGGACCCCCTTTCGCTTTTGGCCAAGGAGAAGCTGGGCAAGCTGGGACACCAGGTGGCACGTACCCAAGCAGACACAGGCCCCCTTGTTTGATGACCTGAATTCTCGAGGGCCCTGTGATGAGCAGGGTCATCCTTTCTGCATGAGTTCCTGGCTTAAAAGATGAGTCTCCAGCAGTGGCGGGACAGCTTCCCTGCCTTCTCACACAGACGCTCTTTGTCTGCAGTCTGCCTGGGTGACAAAGGGAAATATCCACTGATAGGGCAGGGATGGTCTCAAGGTCCACAGGAGCTCACCGCCTGCCTGAGATATGGGTCACATCTGAGGCCTGGGCTGCACTGGCAGCTCTGGCTGTCTGCCCAGAGAAGTATGGAGGTGTCCAGGGAGACAGATGACAGCCCCACTATTTTAGGTCTAGGGTTTTCTCACAGCTATGGCAAGCCCAGTCATTAACCAAAACGTTGCTTCATGGCAGCCTCCAGCTCCCCTCCTCACCAGCATCTCCTCTGACCCCAAGGCATCGTGTTCCTTTCCCACTTGTCTCCTGCTGACCCACGGCTGCTTGGTGGTTTGAGCAATTCTTAGGCTTCCCCCTGTAGAAACCCAAGTTTTGCCACTCCTGTAGCTGAGCTGTTTGCACTATGTGAATGGGCCTACGCTCAGCTTTGCTGCAGCCATCTGGCCCTGTGTGGGAGACTGCAGTTCCTGCAGTAGTATTCATAGCCCTGTGCAACCAGAATGTGTCCAGCTCCTGAACGGCTTCTGGGAGG
Protein-coding regions in this window:
- the GDPD2 gene encoding glycerophosphoinositol inositolphosphodiesterase GDPD2 isoform X3, producing MADPPGCCSTCATCLLCPYSCQWITAKKEKRKGLRTTKCDCSWFLFLFCVFLFTLVWLYFAIIILNDFHNFNEFIFRERKLWLDWSQVLLIATAVLISYSSVLLVLALCLQLCGQPLKLHWVHKVLLILTALVVAAAFTGLGIKWAEEWKSARVSLQATGPFLHIGTVGGMTLLAWPLASFIYRTRKTGLRVFLLLVYCAAMIALYLAPLGITSPCIMEESQLPPKPALVGHRGAPMLAPENTLMSLQKAVECDVQVFETDVMVSADGVPFLMHDEELTRTTNVQAVFPDRAAQSIAFNWTDLQQLDAGSWFLERRPFPTVQSLSPADRNETTKQRIPSLEQALEAAKQSNISIMFDLRPENHSDYQNFVNVTLGVILQSGIPLQQVLWLPDGFREDVKQQAPGVQQVYGRKRLKDEKEPVLHVNLPYQDMSSEEIRQYRQDNISVNLYVVNQPWLFSVLWCSGVSSVTTNACQVLKEMKRPVWLLPSSTYLMIWIVVDCVSFLIIIWAFILLKKCSHRRQTVGECTRNESFSPLEPGSACGTLSNRQAAFFSQT
- the GDPD2 gene encoding glycerophosphoinositol inositolphosphodiesterase GDPD2 isoform X2 → MADPPGCCSTCATCLLCPYSCQWITAKKEKRKGLRTTKCDCSWFLFLFCVFLFTLVWLYFAIIILNDFHNFNEFIFRERKLWLDWSQVLLIATAVLISYSSVLLVLALCLQLCGQPLKLHWVHKVLLILTALVVAAAFTGLGIKWAEEWKSARVSLQATGPFLHIGTVGGMTLLAWPLASFIYRTRKTGLRVFLLLVYCAAMIALYLAPLGITSPCIMEESQLPPKPALVGHRGAPMLAPENTLMSLQKAVECDVQVFETDVMVSADGVPFLMHDEELTRTTNVQAVFPDRAAQSIAFNWTDLQQLDAGSWFLERRPFPTVQSLSPADRNETTKQRIPSLEQALEAAKQSNISIMFDLRPENHSDYQNFVNVTLGVILQSGIPLQQVLWLPDGFREDVKQQAPGVQQVYGRKRLKDEKEPVLHVNLPYQDMSSEEIRQYRQDNISVNLYVVNQPWLFSVLWCSGVSSVTTNACQVLKEMKRPVWLLPSSTYLMIWIVVDCVSFLIIIWAFILLKKCSHRRQTVESETDVLLTKINSLMQE
- the GDPD2 gene encoding glycerophosphoinositol inositolphosphodiesterase GDPD2 isoform X1, with amino-acid sequence MADPPGCCSTCATCLLCPYSCQWITAKKEKRKGLRTTKCDCSWFLFLFCVFLFTLVWLYFAIIILNDFHNFNEFIFRERKLWLDWSQVLLIATAVLISYSSVLLVLALCLQLCGQPLKLHWVHKVLLILTALVVAAAFTGLGIKWAEEWKSARVSLQATGPFLHIGTVGGMTLLAWPLASFIYRTRKTGLRVFLLLVYCAAMIALYLAPLGITSPCIMEESQLPPKPALVGHRGAPMLAPENTLMSLQKAVECDVQVFETDVMVSADGVPFLMHDEELTRTTNVQAVFPDRAAQSIAFNWTDLQQLDAGSWFLERRPFPTVQSLSPADRNETTKQRIPSLEQALEAAKQSNISIMFDLRPENHSDYQNFVNVTLGVILQSGIPLQQVLWLPDGFREDVKQQAPGVQQVYGRKRLKDEKEPVLHVNLPYQDMSSEEIRQYRQDNISVNLYVVNQPWLFSVLWCSGVSSVTTNACQVLKEMKRPVWLLPSSTYLMIWIVVDCVSFLIIIWAFILLKKCSHRRQTVGECTRNESFSPLEPGSACGTLSNRV